The Gemmata palustris genome includes a region encoding these proteins:
- a CDS encoding sigma-70 family RNA polymerase sigma factor: MENPPTTNDRTLGRYRDYLLVLARLHLGARLRAKLDASDIVQQTILQAHTHKTQFRGSSEAEWLGWLRVILANTLAGVVREFETAARDLSRERSLETELEQSSARLECLLAADQSSPSAGATRREDLLHLARALGRLPDDQRIVVELHYLKGLPVADVAAHVGRTRPAVVGLLFRGLKKLRELLREPEEGAA, encoded by the coding sequence GTGGAGAACCCACCAACGACCAACGATCGCACGCTGGGACGGTACCGCGACTACCTCCTGGTGCTCGCCCGTCTCCACCTGGGCGCGCGCCTGCGGGCCAAACTCGACGCCTCGGACATCGTGCAGCAAACGATCCTCCAGGCCCACACGCACAAAACGCAGTTCCGCGGGTCGAGCGAGGCCGAGTGGCTCGGTTGGCTCCGCGTCATCCTGGCGAACACGCTCGCGGGCGTTGTGAGGGAGTTCGAGACCGCGGCGCGCGATCTGAGTCGCGAGCGCTCGCTCGAAACCGAACTGGAACAGTCTTCGGCCCGGCTGGAATGCTTGCTCGCGGCCGATCAGTCGTCCCCGAGCGCGGGGGCCACCCGCAGAGAAGACCTGCTCCACCTGGCCCGGGCGCTGGGGCGCCTCCCGGACGACCAACGGATCGTGGTGGAACTGCATTATTTAAAAGGACTTCCGGTCGCCGATGTCGCAGCGCACGTCGGCCGCACGCGACCGGCCGTTGTCGGGCTTCTCTTCCGCGGGCTGAAGAAACTCCGTGAGTTGCTCCGCGAACCGGAGGAGGGTGCTGCGTGA
- a CDS encoding serine/threonine-protein kinase, producing MTRNPADAGHEDRLNEVLLAYLEARQTGAEPDRAALLTAHPELRDDLGAFFASHDEVERLTAPAREFGAGAESPKPAPGSSRAVPRSALGCLGDFHLIREVGRGGMGVVYEAEQISLNRRVALKVLPFAAAVDPRQLQRFKNEATAAAHLRHENIVPVFAVGSERGVHYYAMQFVEGQSLAALIAELRRPKTDAPGAPPTGSTAPIAQFATERESGGPAYWDRVAGLGRQSALALEHAHQMGIVHRDVKPGNLLLDPRGQLWVADFGLAQVVGDSGLTATGELLGTLRYASPEQALGRRGVVDHRSDVYSLGATLYELLTLRPPFEGRDRHELLRQIADEAPAPLRSINSAVPTGLETIVLKALRKEPADRYATAQELADDLQRFIERRPILARPPSSAERFRMWARRHPSTFFVCAAVLLLVTAGSLVSAALVSAERDRTRAEHHRAEESYQRERQRAEEAEARLVLARRAVDELFRASEEELADRPGTEHLRKRLLRSALAYYQELLVELRDNSRAQAELLEATRRVETILADLAVLRAATHFYLLCQPAVLDELRLDSDQRTAMKELTARVGKQWGEWFRDVGRMPPTERGRRAISQARGNETGLNAILDHAQQVRLRQIGLQSEGPSAFRDPEVAAVLGLTLDQRERIRVIEDAATFAWARGMNRNNFESPPEVQEPSPNERILAVLTGAQAQKWREMTGSPLKEPLLPFGAPVPAAPKKGPKGHSKNAQ from the coding sequence GTGACTCGAAACCCGGCCGATGCCGGCCACGAGGACCGGTTGAACGAAGTTCTGCTCGCGTACCTGGAGGCGCGCCAAACGGGTGCGGAACCGGACCGGGCCGCGCTCCTGACCGCGCACCCCGAACTCCGAGACGACCTCGGCGCCTTTTTCGCAAGCCACGACGAAGTCGAGCGCCTGACCGCTCCCGCACGCGAGTTCGGAGCGGGTGCGGAAAGTCCGAAACCGGCGCCCGGATCTTCGCGCGCCGTTCCGCGCTCCGCACTCGGGTGTTTGGGCGACTTCCACCTCATTCGCGAGGTGGGTCGCGGGGGAATGGGGGTGGTCTACGAGGCCGAGCAGATTTCTCTGAACCGCCGGGTGGCCCTGAAGGTACTTCCCTTCGCGGCAGCCGTTGACCCCAGGCAGCTCCAGCGGTTCAAGAACGAGGCCACGGCCGCCGCCCACTTGCGCCACGAAAACATCGTTCCGGTGTTCGCGGTCGGTTCCGAGCGCGGCGTTCACTACTACGCGATGCAGTTCGTGGAAGGACAAAGCCTCGCAGCGCTAATCGCGGAACTACGGCGGCCCAAAACAGACGCTCCCGGCGCGCCCCCGACCGGAAGTACCGCCCCGATTGCTCAATTCGCGACCGAGCGCGAGTCCGGTGGACCCGCGTACTGGGACCGCGTCGCCGGACTCGGGAGGCAATCGGCGCTGGCCCTCGAACACGCGCACCAAATGGGCATCGTTCACCGCGACGTGAAGCCCGGGAACTTGCTCCTCGACCCACGCGGGCAACTCTGGGTCGCCGATTTCGGACTCGCTCAAGTCGTCGGCGACAGTGGGCTCACGGCAACGGGCGAACTCCTGGGCACGCTGCGTTACGCCAGCCCGGAACAGGCGCTCGGCCGGCGCGGGGTCGTCGACCACCGCAGCGACGTGTACTCTCTCGGCGCGACGCTTTACGAACTGCTGACGCTCCGCCCGCCGTTCGAGGGCCGTGACCGGCACGAACTCCTTCGACAAATCGCCGACGAAGCCCCGGCGCCGCTCCGGTCGATCAACTCCGCGGTACCAACGGGCCTGGAGACGATCGTCCTCAAAGCACTGCGGAAGGAACCCGCCGACCGCTACGCGACCGCTCAAGAACTGGCCGACGACCTTCAACGGTTCATCGAGCGCCGGCCGATTCTGGCCCGCCCGCCGAGTTCCGCCGAGCGGTTCCGCATGTGGGCGCGCCGGCACCCGTCCACGTTTTTCGTCTGCGCGGCCGTTCTGCTCCTCGTGACCGCCGGTTCGCTCGTGAGTGCTGCGCTCGTGAGCGCGGAGCGGGATCGGACGCGCGCGGAACACCACCGGGCCGAGGAGTCGTACCAGCGCGAGCGCCAGCGCGCGGAAGAGGCCGAAGCGCGGCTCGTGCTCGCGCGCCGGGCCGTCGACGAACTGTTCCGGGCGAGCGAGGAAGAACTCGCCGACCGCCCCGGAACCGAACACCTCCGCAAGCGCCTCCTACGGTCCGCCCTCGCGTACTATCAGGAACTTCTCGTCGAACTGCGGGACAACTCCCGGGCACAGGCCGAGCTTCTGGAAGCTACCCGGCGCGTGGAAACGATTCTGGCCGATCTCGCGGTCCTGCGCGCCGCGACGCACTTCTATCTGCTCTGTCAGCCGGCCGTTCTCGACGAACTCCGACTCGATTCCGACCAGCGAACTGCGATGAAGGAACTCACCGCGCGCGTGGGTAAGCAGTGGGGGGAGTGGTTCCGCGACGTCGGCCGTATGCCACCCACGGAGCGGGGCCGACGCGCGATCTCCCAGGCGCGGGGCAACGAAACGGGCCTCAACGCGATCCTCGACCACGCCCAACAAGTTCGGCTCCGCCAGATCGGGTTGCAGTCGGAAGGCCCGAGCGCGTTTCGTGACCCCGAAGTGGCCGCGGTTCTGGGTCTCACGTTGGACCAGCGCGAGCGCATCCGGGTGATCGAGGACGCGGCCACCTTCGCCTGGGCGCGGGGCATGAACCGCAACAATTTCGAGTC